A single Anopheles maculipalpis chromosome 3RL, idAnoMacuDA_375_x, whole genome shotgun sequence DNA region contains:
- the LOC126564785 gene encoding intraflagellar transport protein 57 homolog, giving the protein MFRNEYNLAMERDSGSVSSVSSFQVDDLMEKLKLLNYERLLLKEMKMKQINRYYFLRSFNPGEQFFMFTSICAWLIRKIGKTFDQPQEFDDPNIVISRIIKVLQEMDVPTDFQTNRLIQGAGPICVYIMDCLATQALKLTKFQMKRPECRKEDDPMVDLIENDSEIILEKVEEEQMAGGSDDSDDERNGLFDLSFSDPARSAAHTRKETREYKVDSLSDSEAWRLELERVLPQLKVVVKTDPRDWRAHLEQMRSLRSNIDSATEETDSQLAKLQSDISYVMEKIESRERHLNNDLKDLIAQYKQILIEHNQATGQIRQAEQEKTEHEHELSKITNELENVKIQMEQRGNSMTDGSPLINIKKAIFRIKEELCEMDIKIGVMEHTLNSEIVRQGSQYAELDSLVMAAH; this is encoded by the exons ATGTTTCGCAACGAGTATAACCTTGCAATGGAGCGAGACTCGGGCAGCGTTTCGTCCGTGTCCTCGTTCCAGGTGGACGATCTGATGGAGAAACTGAAGCTCCTGAACTACGAGCGACTTCTGCTGAAGgagatgaagatgaagcaGATCAATCGCTACTACTTCCTGCGCTCGTTCAACCCCGGCGAGCAGTTCTTCATGTTCACCTCGATCTGTGCCTGGTTGATACGCAAAATCGGTAAAACCTTCGATCAACCGCAGGAGTTTGACGATCCAAACATTGTTATATCGCGCATCATAAAGGTGCTGCAGGAAATG GATGTACCGACCGACTTTCAAACGAATCGACTGATTCAAGGTGCTGGCCCGATCTGTGTCTACATCATGGACTGTCTCGCTACGCAAGCACTCAAGCTGACCAAGTTCCAGATGAAGCGTCCTGAATGTCGCAAAGAGGATGACCCGATGGTGGATTTGATCGAGAACGATTCCGAAATTATACTGGAGAAGGTGGAAGAGGAACAAATGGCAGGCGGTAGCGATGACAGTGATGACGAACGGAACGGTCTGTTCGATCTGAGCTTCTCCGATCCGGCCCGTTCcgctgcacacacacgcaaggaAACGCGTGAGTATAAGGTCGATTCACTGTCGGATAGTGAGGCTTGGAGGTTAGAGCTGGAACGTGTCCTGCCACAGCTGAAGGTCGTGGTAAAGACGGATCCGCGAGACTGGCGAGCTCATCTCGAGCAGATGAGAAGTTTGCGAAGTAATATCGATTCG GCAACGGAAGAAACAGACAGTCAGCTCGCCAAACTTCAATCGGACATAAGCTACGTGATGGAGAAAATTGAAAGCCGCGAAAGGCACCTAAACAACGATCTAAAAGACCTAATCGCACAGTACAAACAGATCTTGATCGAGCACAACCAGGCGACCGGACAGATACGGCAGGCCGAGCAGGAGAAAACGGAGCACGAGCATGAACTATCGAAGATCACCAACGAGCTGGAGAATGTTAAGATCCAGATGGAGCAGCGTGGCAACTCGATGACCGATGGTA GTCCTCTGATCAACATCAAGAAGGCAATCTTTCGCATCAAGGAGGAACTGTGCGAGATGGACATCAAGATCGGTGTGATGGAGCATACGCTCAATTCGGAAATTGTGAGACAAGGCTCACAGTACGCGGAGTTGGACTCGCTAGTAATGGCTGCTCACTAA